Proteins from one Podospora pseudoanserina strain CBS 124.78 chromosome 1, whole genome shotgun sequence genomic window:
- the MDE1 gene encoding Methylthioribulose-1-phosphate dehydratase (COG:E; EggNog:ENOG503NV09): protein MTPPTTGLPAENTTDNNDHLVQSDDPEHPANLIPSLCAKFWTLGWVTGTGGGASIRDDDLVYLAPSGVQKELMKPSDIYVLSLAAQAQSLSRRQRVYLRSPPVYKPSQCTPLFLAAFTKRNAGCCIHTHSHWAVLVTLILEQQGSKEFRINNIEQIKGFGKGFQKSGNLGYHDTLVIPVIENTAHEEDLTEFLEEAMDKYPDTYAVLVRRHGVYVWGDNVHKAKTQCESLDYLFQLAVEMKQLGLPWITDIEPTIPTRKD, encoded by the exons ATGACCCCGCCAACCACCGGCCTGCCGGCCGAGaacaccaccgacaacaacgaccaTCTTGTACAGTCGGATGACCCCGAGCACCCGGCGAACTTGATCCCCTCGCTTTGCGCAAAGTTCTGGACTCTTGGTTGGGTGACCGGCACCGGCGGTGGTGCCTCTATTCGCGATGA CGACCTAGTCTACCTCGCCCCTTCGGGAGTTCAAAAGGAGCTCATGAAGCCCTCCGACATCTACGTCCTCTCTCTCGCCGCCCAGGCGCAATCCCTCTCCCGCCGCCAGCGAGTCTACCTCCGCAGCCCACCGGTTTACAAGCCCAGCCAGTgcacccccctcttcctcgccgccttcacCAAGCGCAATGCCGGCTGCTGCATCCACACCCACTCCCACTGGGCCGTCCTCGTGACGTTGATCCTCGAACAGCAAGGAAGCAAGGAGTTCCGCATCAACAACATTGAGCAGATCAAGGGGTTCGGCAAGGGCTTCCAGAAGAGCGGGAACCTTGGGTACCATGATACGCTTGTGATTCCCGTGATTGAGAACACGGCGCATGAGGAGGACCTGACggagtttttggaggaggcaatGGACAAGTACCCGGATACGTATGCTGTGTTGGTAAGGAGGCATGGTGTTTATGTTTGGGGGGATAATGTCCACAAAGCGAAGACACAGTGTGAGAG CTTGGACTACCTCTTCCAACTAGCCGTCGAGATGAAGCAGCTCGGTCTGCCCTGGATCACAGACATCGAGCCGACCATCCCGACAAGAAAGGATTAG
- a CDS encoding hypothetical protein (EggNog:ENOG503P6FE), whose protein sequence is MRVTSLILTSALAALASAQGTSTTVSVNTSIDPATAAQNSQQAEILRCINACTPGDVNCTAKCNPVPNPGEQDVEATNKCVSECPKGNGTEADNLAYGQCYNACVAAHYYTATPGVAPKPTGGSSSGNGNSNNSGNNNNNNSDNNNNNNNNNDDDDNNDDGEEGGNGTTNNQEGNPTTTGAPASVTSNAAVPGAVVGSGMGLLAFLGAVMAL, encoded by the exons ATGCGCGTCAcatccctcatcctcaccagcgccctcgccgccctcgccagcgcccagggcacctccaccaccgtctcggTCAACACCTCCATCGACCcagccaccgccgcccaaaaCTCCCAGCAGGCCGAGATCCTCCGCTGCATCAACGCCTGCACCCCCGGCGACGTCAACTGCACGGCCAAGTGCAACCCAGTGCCCAACCCCGGCGAGCAAGAT GTCGAAGCCACAAACAAGTGCGTCTCCGAATGCCCCAAGGGCAACGGCACCGAAGCCGACAACCTCGCCTACGGCCAGTGCTACAACGCCTGCGTCGCCGCCCACTACtacaccgccacccccgGTGTTGCTCCCAAGCCCACTGGTGGCTCTAGCTCTGGCaatggcaacagcaacaactctggtaacaacaacaataacaactctgacaacaacaacaacaacaacaacaacaatgacgacgatgacaacaatgatgatggcgaggaaggcgggAACGGCACTACCAACAACCAGGAGGGCAACCCCACTACTACTGGCGCCCCGGCTAGCGTGACCAGCAACGCTGCCGTTCCCGGTGCTGTTGTCGGCTCCgggatggggttgttagCTTTTTTGGGTGCTGTTATGGCTTTGTAa
- a CDS encoding hypothetical protein (COG:Q; EggNog:ENOG503P5BR), with the protein MTATMASPDTTIVLITGANQGIGFEIAKKLATEHKDYHIIMAGRRKQPLEEAVSPLESRGLSVEPLILDVTSDASIAAAVSHVSSTHGRLDVLINNAGISEHAFDNIPDIPPRQKWAIILDTNVTSVAMVTDAFIPLMEKSAKVRRIVMMGSVMGSLTCRADKGHHCHVDTYTAYCASKTALNMLSLHYVIRFEKAEGEDGDGEGWKVNVCCPGYCSTNLNKFQGLKSVEEGAVNAVRLATMEGEGETGSYSAKEGRIPW; encoded by the coding sequence ATGACCGCAACCATGGCCTCACCAGACACCaccatcgtcctcatcacgGGCGCCAACCAAGGCATCGGCTTCGAAATCGCCAAAAAGCTCGCCACCGAACACAAAGACtaccacatcatcatggccGGCCGCCGCAAGCAACCGCTCGAAGAAGCAGTCAGCCCCCTTGAATCTCGAGGCCTATCCGTCGAACCCCTCATCCTAGACGTAACCTCGGACGCCTCCATCGCCGCAGCAGTATCCCACGTCTCATCCACCCACGGCCGCCTCGACGTGTTGATCAACAACGCTGGTATATCCGAACACGCCTTCGACAACATCCCCGACATCCCCCCCCGTCAAAAATGGGCCATAATCCTAGACACAAACGTTACCTCGGTAGCCATGGTCACGGACGCGTTTATACCCCTGATGGAGAAGTCCGCCAAGGTGAGAAGgatagtgatgatggggtcggtgatggggagCTTGACATGCAGGGCGGACAAGGGACACCATTGCCATGTGGATACTTATACTGCTTACTGTGCCAGCAAGACGGCGTTGAACATGCTCAGTTTGCATTATGTGATTAGGTTTGAGaaggctgagggggaggatggggatggggaagggtggaAGGTGAACGTTTGTTGTCCGGGGTATTGCAGTACGAATTTGAATAAGTTTCAGGGGCTTAagagtgtggaggagggggcggtaAATGCTGTCAGGTTGGCTACGATggaaggtgaaggggagACGGGGAGTTACTCTGCTAAGGAGGGGCGTATACCATGGTGA
- the SLD5 gene encoding GINS complex subunit (EggNog:ENOG503NXNA; BUSCO:EOG09264VZ7; COG:L), with protein MDIDDILREVDPTFHAVPQEKRNLQELTRAWIAERSAPELLPWPADGLFERVNDSIKRQIEKVEEMTGDMDPKTNFALIVIQTELERFKYLVRSYVRARISKIDRHTLHYLSTDALRARLSEMELAYATRHQALLHNHYLSSFLSSFPSALQNLNDSAGINMVETPDLESAVFIRLLKDTLVEGRGVDSDGAMDGRESDIVILRWADAKTLVENGSAELV; from the exons ATGGACATCGACGACATCCTCAGGGAAGTCGACCCGACCTTCCATGCCGTGCCGCAAGAAAAGCGTAATCTTCAAGAGTTAACGCGTGCCTGGATTGCCGAGCGATCAGCGCCCGAGCTTCTCCC CTGGCCGGCAGATGGCCTCTTCGAACGCGTCAATGATAGTATCAAGCGCCAGATCGAAAAGGTCGAGGAGATGACCGGCGACATGGACCCCAAGACCAACTTTGCTCTCATCGTCATACAAACCGAACTGGAGCGCTTCAAGTACCTCGTTCGAAGCTACGTCCGCGCTCGAATTTCAAAGATAGACAGACACACTCTACACTACCTCTCGACCGACGCGCTGAGAGCCCGACTTTCCGAAATGGAGCTAGCCTATGCGACCCGTCACCAGGCTCTTCTTCACAACCACTACCTCTCGTCgttcctctcttcttttccttcaGCCTTGCAAAACCTCAACGACTCGGCGGGTATCAACATGGTGGAAACTCCAGATCTTGAGTCGGCTGTGTTCATCAGGCTGCTAAAGGACACTTTGGTCGAAGGGCGCGGTGTTGACTCGGACGGTGCCATGGACGGGCGAGAAAGCGATATCGTCATTTTGCGATGGGCCGATGCAAAGACCCTGGTAGAAAATGGAAGCGCAGAACTGGTGTGA
- a CDS encoding hypothetical protein (EggNog:ENOG503PHWC) has product MSSVLGRLPALITILFLALAVSQALCFIAADDDSEADLTRYMAIRSDPVPGTPALLGLTEHIFGVGRRDCLANGTNFCFDNNVDSCSGCGNCCRDGDRKYCCAAGRPCCGSGCCLAGQICSPKGDCVSSVETVTITKTIFETTTRIATQRATILVVKIESSTVVSTVDVTVSSADTQTNIVWKTVTITAPPAKRSAVLLEVPHSNRNNHPFKVPSITRLFISLVLEKNSSGSRNKRRGGVGGFIPRQNPSTSTITKFVTEIADVVSTTSTTVMAQTTSTFVTTVFQTNTRVLHALATVVETSTLTITSRPPVVQTITTTASLILPPLITSTDVSSIPSTSSSPTTTSTPAPSQSLPPTTIAGIAAGTSVLALVLAGLVIFFIRRRRYQTQRPASALFPFDPNDPEHDYQKTIPTTTVTAEPTLPRILPHFAPAAPAHHHSQPPALTPAYQSPPQDQQQQHRRNSSGFTTLVGTPPGSTGSSSAVLAKGKAKEYRKSGSSSSPPPIAEVQGSEVPVEGAVEVEGSPVSCSGSGSGNGGGRVSMG; this is encoded by the exons ATGTCGTCCGTCTTAGGCCGGCTGCCTGCTCTCATCACAATTCTATTCTTGGCACTTGCCGTTAGTCAAGCCTTATGCTTCATTGCGGCAGATGATGATTCCGAGGCCGATCTGACCCGGTACATGGCAATACGGAGCGATCCCGTCCCCGGTACACCCGCTTTACTCGGTCTTACGGAGCATATCTTCGGCGTTGGAAGACGGGACTGCCTCGCGAATGGGACAAACTTTTGCTTCGACAATAATGTCGATTCATGCTCCGGTTGTGGGAATTGCTGTCGTGACGGTGATCGAAAATACTGTTGTGCCGCTGGACGACCATGTTGTGGATCGGGATGCTGTTTGGCTGGCCAGATATGTTCTCCCAAGGGGGATTGCGTCTCGTCCGT GGAGACGGTGACGATTACCAAGACTATCTtcgaaaccaccacccgaaTCGCAACACAGCGAGCTACCATCCTTGTGGTCAAGATCGAGTCTTCCACCGTTGTATCGACAGTTGATGTGACTGTCTCGAGCGCTGACACCCAGACCAACATCGTCTGGAAGACTGTGACCATCACCGCTCCTCCAGCCAAACGATCTGCTGTGCTGCTGGAAGTGCCGCATTCTAACAGAAACAACCATCCGTTCAAGGTTCCGTCCATCACCAGGCTCTTCATCTCTCTGGTGCTTGAGAAAAACTCTTCAGGCAGTAGAAACAAACGGCGAGGAGGCGTTGGCGGATTTATACCGAGACAAAATCCTTCAACGAGCACCATCACTAAGTTTGTCACAGAAATCGCCGACGTCGTTAGCACGACCTCGACGACTGTCATGGCTCAGACAACGTCAACCTTTGTGACGACAGTCTTTCAAACAAACACTCG AGTCCTCCACGCCCTCGCAACCGTTGTCGAGACCTCCACCCTTACCATAACCTCCAGGCCCCCGGTAGTCCAAACAATAACCACAACCGCCAGTCTaatcctcccaccccttatAACTTCTACCGATGTTTCTTCTATACCATCCACATCTTcgtcaccaaccaccacctccaccccagcaCCCTCTCAGTCCCTTCCCCCTACAACAATAGCAGGCATCGCAGCTGGCACCAGCGTCCTAGCCCTCGTTCTTGCGGGTCTAGTCATCTTTTtcatccgccgccgccgctacCAAACCCAACGCCCAGCTTcggccctcttcccctttgaCCCCAACGATCCCGAGCATGACTACCAAAAGACGATTCCCACGACAACCGTCACAGCGGAACCGACTCTACCGAGGATATTACCTCACTTTgccccagcagcaccggcTCATCACCACTCCCAGCCACCTGCTCTGACGCCAGCGTATCAATCTCCGCCGCAggaccagcagcagcagcacaggAGGAACAGCTCGGGGTTCACGACGCTAGTGGGGACGCCGCCTGGGAGCACGGGGAGTAGTAGTGCTGTTCTTGCCAAGGGTAAGGCAAAGGAGTACAGAAAATCAggctcgtcgtcgtcaccgccgccgatTGCTGAGGTTCAGGGGAGTGAGGTGCCTgttgagggggcggtggaggtaGAGGGGAGTCCAGTTAGTTGTTCTGGGTCTGGGtcggggaatggggggggaagggtgtcGATGGGTTGA
- the RIM8 gene encoding ph-response sensor protein (EggNog:ENOG503NXBQ; COG:S) produces MGYSKSADNRAAASALVSAQASTSVDDTSSSRRSFFSRLSLPLRQRARHITDFHIRPAEPYRKYGAGDHVLGAVILTVVKPVRITHLTVALHGFVRVYKGPGAPANEPIVNPAEIPTNTGRGARQKSHSVGRVNLFEDEQTLSADGRLEPGRYEFNFELLFPSKGLPSSIDFERGTISYRITATLTRPPSITTKIDQRSAVECPIHLIERVDIGPLKPPPSRTIYLEPISKRPRKKKQPGSTLEKAATTVSHDPPERSSDLDSTRANENSTEGSLSVLGDDQGHGPPANDGPGPLQSDVRSISGDSAQTSSTTPSRNGDIMYTTPSVISQGGKKGPALKDRTITATVELLKGGCLPGDVVPIKISVQHIRQLKSMHGVIVTLYRLGRIDSAPTSVLSRELSQSQSRSEKEEIYPKSKTGLGGLSLSSAGSCSVFRKDLSQAINPLWIDPATMSASFTTLIRVPEDVFPTIKGVPYEMIKFQYHIEVLVDLGGKLAGQIQGNKVASGLRMSIPGVPLGPTSSAHDTGSPSVATWGSSIIDTDRLRREKGVISVLFEVIVGTTDSERLKAKGLSKLPSPVRTVSVRESDYHYQAPDHVHPWPASHEPGGYGPESAYPQDYPPFPTPYPAQSNQQIPYWETVPAQPPPPPPVPHYIPPPDVPDESSLNEKERIRRAEQRLLPSQPPDAPVAAGPSNSSDVVNEENIYDADDTPSAPPDLALPAESPPEEPPSAPTLEELSGGAVMNSTEDKQELERRRLLAEASAPPEFPEDYDDNAMAGPSGSSIPPSAPPIVSAVVADFEPTAPVINDEEEDYGRHFSYAGASPGAGRGPVDAVGEELPRYER; encoded by the exons ATGGGCTATTCCAAGTCCGCCGACAACCGCGCCGCCGCCTCTGCCCTGGTGTCCGCGCAAGCCTCGACATCGGTTGACGACACATCTTCATCGCGCCGGTCCTTCTTTTCCCGCCTcagcctccccctccgccaacgCGCCCGTCACATCACCGATTTCCACATCCGCCCGGCCGAGCCCTACCGCAAGTATGGCGCTGGAGACCATGTGTTGGGCGCCGTGATCTTGACCGTCGTCAAGCCCGTCCGAATCACCCATTTGACCGTGGCATTGCACGGCTTCGTACGCGTATACAAGGGCCCAGGTGCGCCCGCCAACGAGCCGATTGTCAATCCCGCCGAGATTCCAACAAACACTGGCCGCGGCGCGCGCCAGAAGAGCCACAGTGTTGGGCGCGTCAATTTGTTTGAGGACGAGCAAACACTCAGCGCCGATGGCCGGCTCGAGCCGGGCCGCTACGAATTCAACTTTGAACTGTTATTTCCCTCAAAGGGGCTTCCTAGCAGTATCGAT TTTGAGCGTGGCACTATTTCCTACAGGATCACTGCGACTTTGACACGTCCGCCATCCATCACTACCAAAATAGACCAGAGGTCGGCTGTTGAGTGCCCAATTCATCTCATCGAAAGGGTCGATATTGGACCTCTTAAACCGCCACCGTCGCGTACTATCTACCTAGAACCAATATCAAAACGTCcacggaagaagaagcaaccTGGGTCCACATTAGAAAaggccgccaccaccgtttCACATGATCCACCAGAACGGTCATCCGATTTGGACTCGACTCGGGCAAATGAGAACTCTACCGAGGGCTCCTTGTCCGTCCTCGGCGATGATCAAGGGCATGGCCCACCAGCTAACGATGGCCCGGGACCGTTACAAAGCGACGTCCGCAGCATCAGCGGCGATAGCGCCCAGACCAGCAGTACCACCCCGAGCAGGAACGGCGACATAATGTATACAACACCGTCGGTCATATCGCAGGGTGGAAAGAAGGGACCGGCACTGAAGGACCGGACCATCACAGCGACAGTAGAGTTGCTAAAGGGTGGCTGCCTTCCTGGAGATGTGGTTCCCATCAAGATCTCGGTGCAGCACATCCGCCAACTAAAAAGCATGCACGGTGTGATAGTCACTCTCTACAGGCTCGGTCGCATAGACTCAGCTCCCACAAGTGTACTTTCTAGGGAACTATCGCAAAGCCAAAGCCGGTCTGAGAAGGAAGAGATTTATCCCAAGTCGAAAACTGGGCTGGGAGGTCTATCCCTTTCGTCGGCCGGCTCTTGCAGTGTCTTCCGGAAAGACCTTTCCCAGGCTATCAACCCTCTCTGGATTGACCCAGCCACCATGAGCGCCAGCTTCACAACTCTGATCAGAGTTCCCGAGGACGTATTTCCAACCATCAAGGGCGTCCCTTATGAGATGATCAAATTTCAATATCACATCGAGGTATTGGTCGATCTAGGAGGGAAGCTTGCCGGCCAGATTCAAGGCAACAAGGTAGCTTCTGGGTTGCGAATGAGCATTCCTGGGGTCCCTCTGGGCCCGACATCCAGTGCCCACGACACCGGCTCACCTTCCGTCGCAACATGGGGATCCAGCATTATTGACACGGATAGGCTCCGTCGAGAAAAGGGCGTCATCTCCGTGTTGTTTGAGGTTATTGTTGGGACGACAGACAGTGAAAGGCTCAAGGCCAAAGGTCTGTCGAAACTGCCGTCGCCGGTCCGAACTGTGTCAGTGCGCGAAAGTGATTATCACTATCAGGCCCCGGACCACGTTCACCCGTGGCCTGCATCACATGAGCCAGGAGGCTACGGACCAGAATCGGCCTACCCGCAGGATTACCCCCCGTTTCCTACGCCATATCCTGCCCAATCCAACCAGCAGATTCCCTACTGGGAGACGGTCCCGGcccaaccgccaccaccgccgccagttCCGCATTACATACCACCCCCAGACGTCCCTGACGAGAGCTCGCTCAACGAGAAGGAACGGATCAGACGCGCCGAGCAGAGGTTACTTCCCAGCCAACCGCCAGACGCGCCCGTTGCCGCCGGCCCGTCTAACTCTAGCGACGTGGTCAACGAGGAAAACATCTACGACGCTGACGACACGCCCTCGGCACCTCCTGATCTTGCCCTCCCTGCCGAGTCGCCACCAGAAGAACCACCGTCGGCGCCCACACTGGAAGAGCTCTCGGGTGGTGCGGTGATGAACTCGACAGAGGATAAACAAGAGCTTGAGCGGCGACGGTTGCTTGCCGAGGCGAGCGCGCCGCCGGAGTTCCCGGAGGATTACGATGATAACGCCATGGCGGGGCCTAGTGGTTCGTCAATACCGCCGAGCGCACCACCGATAGTGTCTGCTGTGGTGGCGGACTTTGAGCCGACGGCGCCGGTGATtaatgatgaggaggaggattacGGGAGGCATTTTTCTTATGCAGGGGCGTCGCCGGGGGCGGGGAGAGGGCCGGTGGatgcggtgggggaggaacTGCCGAGGTATGAGAGGTGA
- a CDS encoding hypothetical protein (EggNog:ENOG503P1DE; COG:S), whose product MKCSPQSASGSDTSNMRDITELPHDLFLIVISHLSPRTCVRCRSVSRRWHHAFTDEANCLLLLRWNFPRCREMRLAALLSSPAPQKSADNLPPNLKAELVRFAQVRRVWSSTFAHVARRYHHLNRATARVVEKLDMAPSQNNLFSFWGVAPWNRYLRLHEKTASFHYPDPSWWYSQEDGVLVYPATRPEGDSPPLETTGHIYHIVDLSTKLEFPVPFDVRQKHIRRVRLAQGVLVFEWAEVLPYHQLNDREVVHRHYVSIFDVLRHPSTTTTHCTWSITFRSEFKLHFLGLPLNRSDRFFSAHTATHYAVYFWQPNRSLYQDDPIEQLAVWDISSPSPYRPSEDPKGRKRPSVERTPSLPTGLWSGKSSSTATTRSPPQADVSNDAASSSDMEQPRRRLSASQTTTAPGPFVIRRIAWPQLDFYGLRQRATPQLRNLSLDGKNLYFIEEEHRWADGQHSSLSPPRAHLVRSTGIPIIPFDDQDNSSQGQGHVVQGPVFLDSCGADGDVNMNFCRRVAPASSVSVWPPPSIGGLNAVRGRGLIEQLRPREKKEETSEWGGIAKHLAPCWRHEDFPYLTVSEMVDGEAGVRVSAMHCFMLETLSVHVRPRLTVGGEGLEEGKGKVDREEIVRRTRVKEFGVMRGDAGEEVNMWGELLAKGHISGDERWVVGEDEQGLITVLRF is encoded by the coding sequence ATGAAGTGCTCACCACAGTCTGCTTCTGGCTCAGATACCAGCAACATGAGGGACATCACCGAACTGCCGCATGACCTCTTCCTCATTGTCATATCTCACCTCTCACCGCGAACCTGCGTGCGATGTCGCTCCGTTTCCCGCCGATGGCACCACGCCTTTACCGACGAGGCCAACTGCCTCCTGCTCCTACGGTGGAATTTCCCACGATGTCGTGAGATGCGTCTGGCGGCGCTCCTATCCTCACCCGCCCCTCAGAAATCAGCagacaacctccctcccaacctcaagGCTGAATTGGTCCGGTTTGCCCAAGTACGCCGCGTTTGGTCGTCCACCTTTGCCCATGTCGCTCGACggtaccaccacctcaaccggGCCACGGCCCgagtggtggaaaagctAGACATGGCACCCTCCCaaaacaacctcttctccttttggGGTGTGGCCCCCTGGAACCGCTATCTCCGTCTACACGAAAAGACAGCCAGCTTCCACTACCCCGACCCATCATGGTGGTACAGTCAGGAGGACGGCGTGCTGGTCTACCCTGCCACCCGGCCAGAAGGGGACTCACCACCGCTTGAAACAACAGGGCACATCTACCACATAGTTGACCTATCCACCAAACTAGAATTCCCCGTCCCGTTCGACGTTAGACAAAAGCACATCCGTCGAGTAAGACTAGCCCAGGGAGTTTTGGTCTTTGAATGGGCCGAAGTCCTACCCTACCATCAACTCAACGACCGCGAAGTAGTCCACAGGCATTATGTCTCCATCTTTGATGTTCTCCGtcatccatccaccaccaccacccactgcACCTGGTCCATAACCTTCCGCTCAGAGTTCAAACTCCacttcctcggcctccccctcaaccgcTCCGACCGCTTCTTCTCAGCTCACACAGCAACCCACTACGCGGTCTACTTTTGGCAACCAAACCGCTCGCTTTATCAAGACGACCCGATAGAACAGCTAGCAGTGTGGGATATttcttccccatctccctACCGACCATCAGAAGACCCAAAAGGGAGGAAACGTCCCAGCGTGGAACGGACACCTTCTCTCCCGACGGGTCTATGGAGCGGTAAATCATCTTCTACCGCCACAACACGCAGTCCCCCGCAGGCAGACGTGTCAAACgacgccgcctcctcctcagacaTGGAACAACCCCGCCGCCGGCTTTCGGCctcacaaaccaccaccgcccccggCCCGTTTGTTATCAGGCGTATAGCCTGGCCCCAACTAGACTTTTACGGCCTGCGACAACGAGCTACGCCCCAGCTGAGGAACTTGTCGCTGGATGGGAAGAATCTGTATTtcatcgaggaggagcacAGGTGGGCGGATGGGCAACACTCTAGTCTTTCTCCTCCGAGGGCGCACCTTGTTCGGTCGACTGGTATACCGATTATTCCTTTTGATGATCAGGACAACTCTTCCCAGGGTCAGGGTCATGTGGTGCAAGGCCCGGTGTTTCTTGATAGTTGtggggcggatggggatgtgaACATGAATTTTTGTCGAAGGGTGGCTCCCGCAAGTTCGGTGAGCGTGTGGCCGCCGCCTAGCATTGGGGGTTTGAACgcggtgagggggaggggtttgatTGAACAGTTACGGCCccgggagaagaaggaggaaacGTCGGAGTGGGGCGGGATAGCAAAGCATTTGGCGCCGTGCTGGAGGCATGAGGATTTTCCTTATTTGACTGTTTCTGAGATGGTCGATGGGGAGGCTGGGGTTAGGGTGAGCGCGATGCATTGTTTTATGCTGGAGACGTTGAGTGTGCATGTCAGGCCGAGGTTGACGGTTGGAggcgaggggttggaggaggggaaagggaaggtggacagggaggagattgtgaggaggacgagggtgaaggagttTGGGGTTATGAGGGGGGatgcgggggaggaggtcaatATGTGGGGGGAGTTGCTTGCAAAGGGGCACATCAGTGGGGATGAgaggtgggttgttggggaggatgagcaAGGGTTGATAACGGTGTTGAGGTTCTAG
- a CDS encoding hypothetical protein (COG:C; COG:H; EggNog:ENOG503NX1G), which produces MAPAAVLEKPTEDQISEDRMETAECVDRLSLLRSMPEAAIECQVCVVGAGPAGLMLATNLGRWGIKVEVVDDRADQTPMRLADPLLQRGVRVYDIAFWRSTPEEPLHRLGREVHYPPVIDVLDPYILLVHQGMVEALFIEDLKKRGVEVRRNHAFDSYSVCDSKGGPLQVNCRANVTQDRKTLLTQYLVGCG; this is translated from the exons ATGGCTCCCGCCGCTGTTCTCGAGAAGCCCACTGAGGACCAAATCAGTGAAGACCGCATGGAGACTGCCGAATGTGTCGACCGCCTCTCCCTGCTGAGGAGCATGCCTGAGGCGGCCATTGAGTGCCAGGTGTGCGTTGTCGGTGCTGGTCCAGCCGGCTTGATGCTGGCAACCAACCTGGGCCGTTGGGGTATCAAggtagaggtggtggatgacagGGCTGACCAAACCCCA ATGCGACTGGCAGATCCCCTGCTCCAGCGCGGCGTTCGAGTCTACGATATTGCCTTTTGGCGAAGTACACCGGAGGAGCCCCTTCATCGACTCGGCCGCGAAGTCCACTACCCACCCGTGATTGATGTGCTGGACCCATATATTCTTTTGGTGCACCAGGGCATGGTCGAGGCCCTGTTTATTGAGGATCTGAAGAAGCGCGGTGTCGAAGTGCGGAGGAATCACGCTTTCGACTCGTATAGCGTCTGTGACAGCAAGGGTGGGCCGCTCCAGGTCAATTGCCGTGCGAACGTGACACAAGACCGGAAGACGCTGCTGACACAATATCTTGTTGGCTGTGGGTga